Sequence from the Clupea harengus chromosome 20, Ch_v2.0.2, whole genome shotgun sequence genome:
GATCTGTGGGAACAGGAGTGGGGGCTGTGGTGTGCAGACTGGGCGCTGTGGTGCATGTTGTCTCCCCTGAGGAAATATGACAGAATAGAAATGGGAATACATagtatacaaatacatatacatatcaaTTAGCAAAGGACAGAACACTTAAAACGTTCAGAAAATTCATATTGCAGCCAATATCTGACAGAAATGTTTACTGTTAAATGGAAATTTGATTATATTCTCTCCTACTTATGTTTTAGCTACAGCACCCAAACAGAGTTCAGGGGTCAGGTTCTCtcaggtgaaacacacacctgtagccTGGCTCTGCTCAGTCTCTGTTAGGGGCAGCCTCTCGTCCTCATCCAGTGGGATGGCCACCGGCTCGCTCAGCAACTCCTGCAGATTGGAGATTCACATTCGCGGTTGTCATGGAaaccagaggcagaggcaggacCAGAGCCTTCAGAGCCAAAGGGGCTACAGGGCACacctctgttttatttttaattactAAAATTTATTTAGAAACACTGAAATTAAACGGATTACAAAAATGCACATTTTAAAAGTTAAAAGTTATTTTAACATAAACAGAAATGTTGCGAAGCTCAGCGCTGTGATCATATATTCCAACGAGATTCAATTTAGTTTCTGGGAAGCCTTATATGCAGGCACTTAATATTCATTAAATCACATTCCCTCATGGCAAGCTCATTTGCATGCAACGCCTGTTGTGTTGTGAGTCTAGTCTCACATATAATATTATTCTCCTACCAGccgtcacacactctacattcTGCTCAAATGATACAGATTTATTACACAAACCAAAATACCAGGCAGAATATGCTAGAATTCAAGAGGTTCAAGTCATAAGTCACAGTTAAAAGATAGAGAGTTGTAAATACAGAGTTCTGTGGAGTTTTTCAGAGATCAGAGCTCCATGTCAGTACTACTGCAAGGGCCAGTTAAATAACagttgtttttggtgtgtgatGCTGCTGAAGTTATGTCTGACCGTGGGCAGAGACGAGGGTCTGCTGGGTGCCGTCTGCTCTAGACTCTCGGGCTGCTCAAGTGCATCTTGGGACTCTGGTGGTCCTCGCTCATCCACCTCCTGGCTTTCTGGCGCTTGGTCTTGGCTCGTCGTCACTGGCGGCGTATCCTCCGCTAACAGCGTTTCCTCAGaagttctctcctcctccgcagACTTTACAGGGCTCCCCCtggtgtgtgagtcagagggaGGCGCAgtgtctggagtgtgtggaggagaagcTTGTTTCGGAGCGTGTGGAGGAGACGCGTGTGGAGGAGAGGCTTGTTTCGGAGCGTGTGTcggggaggaggaaggggaggtcGAGGAGGCTGTGACTCTGAACTCTTGCGTTTCCGCGTCGTCGGAGACAGGGCAGGGAAGAAACTGCAGAGGAGAAGGGCTATCTTCTCTTCGGGCTTCTTCCTTTTGCTCCATCTTGTCCTCCGTCTCTCCGTTCAAACGCAGCATCCTgtccacctgcacacacatgttTAACAGACGGTTAGGCAGGGAGACGTAGGCAGAGAGAGGCCGATCAAGAGGCTGTACTAAATCACACTAGAGGCTGTAGCCATTACAAAGATACTTGTCAGTAAGCTGGTGAGACACCCGGTGACCACACATACTAATAAAATGTGTACCTCAAATAAACTGCCAACTTGCTTACCGTAAAACCAGTGTTTAATTAAGTAATTATAAATGAtaggaaggaaaaaagaaaaccaaaaaagTTAGGACAACTCCTCTGCTAGTTAACTGAATAACCTGCTATATGTCCGCCTGACAGTTGGccagttgagttgagttgagttgagttatGAGGCTGAGCTCAATGGCTCTCTGTTGGGCTCGGGGCCGTAACTCAAGCCGTAACTCAAGCCTGCTGAATGGAGACTCTCTGTGGGTCGGCCGAGCTCCGCGGAGCCCTCAGCCTGGGTGGCGCGAGTGCGTGTTCCGTGAGGACGGGGCTGTCGACGCGTCACTGTCCGGGTCAGAGCCGGAACAGAGTCGCTCTTTCACACGCCTCCCACTGCTCTGACACGGCCGCATTCCACCCGCCACCGGCGCCACAGAAACAGGGACGGCGGAAAAATAACGGCCATTTTGTGAAAAAAGAACATGACTGAagaagtcctcctcctcctcttcctcgtcctcttccttGTGAAATAGGGCCTTCAATGGCATTCCTTTCTGGAATATCATTTCCACATGGAATTAACTTAAAATCCTATggtaccgccccccccccccctcaagatTACTTGGTGTAGGAGCCAAATTAACCTTTATGTTGATTCTTatgttatctctctttattagtatgtgcaagtgtgtgtgtgtgtaagaatggatgagtgacactatggccgtaggtgtttttaccccatctagaggacacctgaactttacctgagaggctgaaggtggAGCCCAAGGAGGAAAGGCCTTAAAATCCAGCAGCCAGAGCATCTGGGCGTGGCTGAGGAAGGCAACAGTTTTTTGAACGTGTGCCAGGACGTTTGCAAAGGAACCATGTGCTTTACGAAAGACTCTTTAGtttaatatcttttattttatttccaacaacttgttatccaccattctACAATAAACGGTCAAAGGGACCAACTGGACTCACCTCTACTTCTCATCATTCCTACACGCGTCAGAACTAAATCCATCTCAGCCACCAGTGGTAGTAAATTAGAAATTGCTGCTACACttggttttgtatttattttttcatggtAATTCCACCCCCTCTCAGCCTCTGCTATGGAGGActactgagactgagactgactgAACAatgcttgtcttttttttacgaACACACTGACAAGGGCTCACAAGAATGTATTAATATGTATCATTTTCTGTGATTTCTATGATTTATTGTTTGCTCTGgtcaaaagtgtctgctaaataccaaaAACTTGTGTATGGTACAAAAACCCTCCATGTACAAACATGGTGGCAGGTGACTTAAAGGTGAGTGAGGTAAGGGGACTACGGATGAACCCTGTGACCTTACAGTCAAAGGCATGGGAAATGGAGCCACTGACGCAGCTACTGATCCTCATCTTCTCTGCTGTCCCCCTTCTACTCCTCTGGCTACCTTCCCTCCTACCTACTGTACCTACCTACTTACACTCAGCAACTtacacttttttcccccccacagAACACAACCCATCCAGAAGGGGGCGCTAGTGTGCCACTCAACAACCATTCCCGAAGCATAACCCAGAAGAACAGGATGAGCATGAGCATGTATGCGTGTTAAACAGAGCTGCGTAACGCTAACCTTCACTGGTTTGTCCCCCGCCGGGTCCCCGGTTCTGCGCTGGGGGGCGTAAGGTTTGGGCGCCAGGAGGGGCACGGCCTTCAGGGGGCGCTCCGGTGCCGCCGGGGTGAAACTTGTCACCATGGCCTCCACCGTGGAGGTGAACTTGGGCGCGGGCAGCGACTGCTGGCGGAGGTACTGCATGGGGTTActaccgccaccgccaccgccagcGCCACCGCCACTGCCGCCGCCGCTTCCACCACCAACTCCAACGCTGCCGTCGCCGTCATCCTGGTCCGAGGGCTCGAAGAGGTCACAGAAGTCGGCGAGCGAGGGCAGGTGCGCGGCGAACGGGGCGGAGGGGTCGGCGGAGATGCTGCGCTCCAGGAGCTTGGGCAGCTTGAGGCGCTCGAGCACCGACTCACTGATGCTGAAGCGCTGGGCGTAGCGCTGGAGCACCGTGTGCGCCTCCTCAGGGGTGCGAGCGCGCCGGTACGCATCGTGCAGCTCACGCTCACGACGCTccctgtgacagagagagagagagagagagagagagagagagagagaaaaagagggaaaggagagagagagaatgtatgagaAAACGTGTGAGACACAATaaagggggaacagagagagggagagaagggaatgAGAgtaagtgatggagagagagagagagagagagagagagagagagagagagagagagagagagagagagatggtgagccACATGAGGGGTGGTGGTTGGAGAGAAAGGCAGGAATAAGAAAATGGAGGAAatggaggaaagagggaaagagacagaaagaaaagacaaagaaaacaggtgagaaattgaaagagagaaagatggagaattGGCAATGAGGTGGAGGTATATTCAGTCAACATTTCATGATCTCATGCAGTACCTCAAGACAACACAAGGGGGTGCGTCAGCAACTGTATCCTGACTGTTCATTTTGCTTTGGATGATCCTGATATTTGCTTTAGTTGCTTTTTGAGTGTCATACTGTGTGACGTGCTTTTCTCAGAGGagtagatgtacacacacacacacacacacacacacacacacacacacacactcatatacaaatgcacacacacacaaacacacacacacacacacacacacacacacacacacacacacacacacacacacacacacacacacacacacacacatacactcatatacaaatgcacacacacacacacactcttctctcctttctctctctctcttcctttctatttctatctctcctctccacctctctctctctctctccctctctgactctctccctctctgactctccctttctctctgactctccctttctttctctctcacacacacacacacacacacacacacacacacacacagtgaaaaacaaacactcaaATGGAGAACAAAGTGAGTTGAAACAGGCAAACAGTAACATGAACCTAGATCAACATGAATCTTGAAGGAAATGACAACAAAAGAGGGCGACTATCTGCCCCTCAGAAGAAGTTCCAATACTGAAGATCAGATCCAGGCAGATACTCCACTGCGATAACATTAGAGAAAGTCAAAACTAAAAGTCCCATAAAAAACCCTAAGCAGAGATACCACTGTGCTCCATCacgatgtgtgagagtgtgtgtgtttgagggagtttATTCATCacgatgtgtgagagtgagagagtgtgagagtgagtgtgtttgagggagtttTTTTCCATCacgatgtgtgagagtgtgtgtgtttgagggagtttATTCATCacgatgtgtgagagtgagagagtgtgagagtgagtgtgtttgagggagtttTTTTCCATCacgatgtgtgagagtgtgtgtgtttgagggagtttATTCATCACgatgtgtgacagtgagagagtgtgagagatgtgtgtttgagggagtttAACACACGTACTTGTCCTGCACGATCTCCTTGTAGGTCTTGATGCTCTTCCTCCGCTGTGACGGGCCCTCTCCTCCGCTCAGGAGCCTCtccatcatcttcctctcctcctccttcttgatCAGGTCCTGGGACACGCTCCTCCTGCGGCTCTTCCACCGCGCCAGGTCCtggggcacacacaccaaacacacacacatgaaacacacacacaccaaacacacacacacataaaacacacaacaaaacacatgaACCACTCACATATACCCCAGTATACTCACATATACTCCAGTAACTACATACAAAGACTTACGtacatgaataaatacacacacacactcatgcaagcGATACACCAACACACGCGTATGTGAAACATacccataaacacacctgtacacatggAAACTCTTTAATACGAGAAGCCATTAGTCTGACTGGTGCCAGAGCAGCTTCTATATGCTTTAGCTAAACTGTGCTTGCTTTCATGGGGGACCAAAGTCATGAACATGCTTGACTTGTTaaggggcttgtttgtgaggcGTGTTcaggggcttgtttgtgaggcGTGTTCAGGGTCTTGTTTGCGAGGCGTGTTcaggggcttgtttgtgaggcGTGTTCAGGAGCTTGTTTCTGAGGAGTGTTCAGGGTCTTGTTTGTGAGGCGTGTTCAGGGTCATGTTTGTGAAGCACTCACGTCCTGCCAgtggtcttcctcctccttcagctggTTGTACTGGTTGTGCATGAGCTCGTGTCGCACCTGACTGTGGGGGTTCAGGAACACGTCGTCATCACAGCGCACGTCAATCATactcacactcctacacacgagggagacagggagagagagagaggagagaggagagaggagagaggggagagagagagagaaagagagagagagagagagagagagagagagagagagaggggaggagacagggagagatggagagagaggagagaggggagaggagaaagggagagatggagagagaggagaggagagatggaaatagaaaggtagagagagagaaaggagagaagaggaggagagaggagagaggaaggaagaaagggagagagccaaagagagagaagagagagacaaagagagagagaagagagagaagagagagacaaagagagagagaagagagagaaacagagacaggcacacagagagagagagaggaaccaaACCATGTAGGTgagaacaaaaacagcaaaTTGGAAGAATACAATAACTGTGAACAGTGGAAATTCACCTCACAAATGTATCTTGGATTTCAAAGAATGCCTAACTCTGTAGTCTAGGCCTGGTTACATAACCATGGCAACGGTGTCCGTAAAATAGCTCAAATTGCTTTATCTGTTAAAGGCTAATGAGAAATTTGTGACATTCtgcagtgtgtttatttttgctcTCCTCATCCAGGTCATGCAGCTTGTAAGAAAtgcacactcttacactcttaCGGGGCTCACACAAGGCTGTGGAGCTTCAGTTTAGTGTGTTAGCGGTTAGCGAGCATGCAGAGCTTCTGCCAGGAGAGTGGCTATTCTGTGGTAActcaaaaatgtaagaaaaataTTAATGAGCTCTACAGAGCGTGTCTCTTGGCAAACCGACCCTTCGGATACAATATTTCATTAAAGGTTTTCTTCAGACTTCAGTCTTTTCATCAATATGTTCTGAAGGCTGCATTAGAGAAGCTTATATTATGTAACATGACTGTGTTGAAACGCAACAAGGCCAAAGAAAACTCGCTGATACACTGCAAAGGGAGAAAAATTACTTGAGAAAACCAATGAATTCTGTCTTCACTTCTAAACGGAGGAGACGttataagacaaaaaaaacttcACCAGTAGAAAGAGTGAATCTTAGCAACCTCAGGGTAATTATATAAGAGATGTTAGCCAATACAAAGggatatgcacacatacatgaacacactcacccccggcccccaccccccaccaccacacacacacacacacacacagttcatagacATCACCAAGTGTGGTTAATACTGGTTGGTTCGGCAAAGCTCTCTGTCAGATGTGTGAGGTGGATACATGCAGAGCacagaggtagtgtgtgtgagcacagagagacacagacacagacacagacacagacacagacacagacacagacacagacacagacacagacacagacacagacacagacacagacacagacaaacacatgcggTTCGTGTGAAATAATGTGTGATTTCACAGAACACTGGATGGACTTACTCTGGGTCATCTGACACACTAGCACTGTGGCTGAATCTTCGAGGGCAAGACaaaaaagagcacacacacaaaacacaatggTTTACAGCCATATTCAATgaagcacacaacacaaacacaacagtatGTGTAAGACACTATGACATCTTGAATATGGACTGTAAATGTATCATTTGTGAAtacaggaaacaaacacactatgGCAAACATGCTATCTTGGTAGGCGAGCTCTGCTGTGTGACATATAGAAAGGTCTGGAGAATGACACAGCAACAAACTGCAGTACCAACTACCAGCCCATAGGAGGCACTGTAATCAAACTCCGACACATTAGAGATGAAGATCATAACACAGCAGTATTGGAATATTACAgtcatgcacaatcacacacacacatggaagggATCTGGTCAAATTAGTCTCCGAGAGTGTGCATCTTTTATTAACTCGGAGGGTAGCGGCCGACATCAAAGGCGGGCGGGGGCTTGTATAACGTAACCTCCTCAGCTGAACGGGTGGTTCAGTGGGAGTCCCCGCTGTCGCCGCGCCCACAGAGGGCCCTTAAAAGAAGCCCTCCGTGACGTTGGGAACCTGCGGTCGGCCCCAGAGCAGCCACAAGAAAAGGAGGGACATGgacagaaatgacaaaaaaaatgagtAAAAAGACGAAAATGATACAGAGgccatgtggagtgtgtgtgtgtgtgtgtgtgtgtgtctttctctcgtaaatgtaaatatggccTTTCGCTGCTGTAAAACGGTCATCTTCAAAGCCTATGGAAGGGGATATACGTAGAAGGCATCAGAGCATCCCGGTGTAAACATCCAAACCACCATGATGTCAGTAGTAGTAGCCTAAACTCAGCTCTCAGGGCAGAAAGTTGACGTCTAATAAAAAGTCTCTCATACTGTGCACTAAAATGCCAAAAGCCTTATGATTGCTTTATAAGGCATTATGGAGGCTTCATAGGGTCTCTtgtaatattttacacacaaCTTACTCACtaaaacatactgtatcacaGTTGGCAATTACAATTACAGTTGTCAAAACACAGGGCAACGTAGCTGTTGGAGACCACGACAACACTCCAATGATGGGACCCATGACATTATGGCCGTTTTGCTTTGAGGTCAAAGGTCGAGACAAGTAACAGCAGATGGCACTTTCAGTAGTTTGTGAAGTCAGACTAGAAAATGCATGGAGGTCACCCCGTGCACTCAGTTAAAAATTGATATCACTGCGACCATTCATCCTTAGCACACTCAGCATTTGGACATGCACAATTCAGACACACTTCCCAACCTGACTTGGCGACGACAGACACATCCATGCACAAAACAGCATCCAGAAACAAGCCGCTAAAAGCCATTAGAGCAGGTAATCTTGCACAAAACATCATGGTGCTTCTGTCGGGCACCTTGAAGCTCTGGCCAAGCCTTTATCAAAAAGACACGCGGTTTGCAGGCTTCATGCAGTTATTTCTGTTACATCCACATTAACATACACGTTCAGTTAATGACcacgaaggagagagagtaaggaatAAGTGGATCTTCTTGAAAACTAGTCTGCTCCATAGGTTTAATGCCTCAAACCAAATAACAAGGGTTCTCTTTGTCTATGCAGCCAAAACTGTTCCAGTTAAATAGGAATTGAAACTGTGACAAACTTTGTTGCATTAGCTTCTCCTAACTTTACAGTTTATTGAAGATTAACACCACTACAATCCAAATCATGGCCCTGCAGCAAATAGCCCACTATATTGCATACAGCGCAAGCCATTAAATATGACAAATAAACATGCAACTTCAAATCGTGTGTTTCAGAATTAAACTCAACAATTCAATCCAATTGAATAGCGTCGCTCAGAAAGCCTGTATTGCCCAATGGCTTTAAGTGATATGAATGGTGATAATGAACCCCAGTGTTGGCTGGGACTGATGAGAATCTTATGACCTTCTGAGTGGGAGGCCGGCgggcagaggtggtgtgtgtggatgtacgGCGAAGCGATCGGGTCTGCAGCTATGTTAGCGGTGTGGAGACGTCCGGAAGACTAGCGGACATGCCAGCCCTGAGAACAGCTGACTCTGATGTGGATTGTGTCCTAATCTGCCACAGGGCCTGTCAGGTCGGTGCCAGATTAGGATTAAACCCGTCCCAGGGTCAGGTGCTAACGAGGGAAAGTTCACACATGCACTGGGTCGTCACGGGGCAACGGCCGGAGTTTAGCTCACGTTGGCGACAGCTCGTCGTCCAACCAGGAGGGCCTCCTCCTTGGTTTGTCTGTCTCGGACTCCGCCTTCCCCGTCCAGCCCGGCTGATTGGCCGCCATCTCGGGCACGGGCAGGAAGTGAGTGGGGCTGGCCCCACCCTGTTTGGGGGAGGTCTGAGTCCTCCTTGGCCACATGTCATCCCTTCCTGCATCTGCCACACCCCCTCGCTTTCCAGGCCCCACCCCTTCCACCTTTGGGGGAGGAAACTTCCTGGGAGGATCCGGACTATCCCTAGGGGAGGGGCTGAGTGGGATGGTAACTACGATGGAAGTTGACATGGCGCTGGTCGTCAAGGAAGTGCGGTAGAATTCCTCAGAACATGAACGGGCTGGGCTTCTGCTGAGAGAAGCAGCTATTCATTGTTGGATtaaaatcagacagacagacactcactcacacacacacacacacacacacacacatacacacacacacacacacatacactctcacacacactcacacacacacacacactctcacacacacacacacactctcacacacacacacacacacacacacacacacacacacacacacactctcacacacactcacagacacacacacaaacacacacactcacactcacagacacacgctcacgctcacacgcacctgcacgcacacacacacacattttgacagacCCAACACTgatataaaaaacaacaataacaaagcaGTTATAAGTAGCGGTGTAAATGGACTGAAACCGGAACAGCATTCAGGGAATACAATTCCAAAGGGAACAAAGTTTCGCCTCCAAAACTCTGAATATTTTAGGAGCGATGCAAAAACATTTCCTGCTGATGTGAAGTCGATAAGCTAGCCTTTGTATCGGAACTGCTGTATCGGCACTAAAGCCATTGTCTGCGCATATCAGCATGAGGAAGACACGGCTGGACTGTGGAGATGGAGTCTGCTTTTAATCTGAAGCTcgtgggaaggtgtgtgtgcatgtgagctgGTGGCTTTTAAAGGGAGTTTGAGccaaattatatatatatgaattatGATATTATCACTCCTGGAGGGACTACAATTgtattcatacacacagcattcacacacatatgaataaaCGCACACAAgccaaaacacagaacacaggcacacactcccagacaaacacactcacacacactcccagacaaacacactcacacaaactcccagacaaacacactgacacacactcagggtcagTGGCGGAAAACCTCCccatttccttctttcctcaGGGTGTGTTACATGTCCTGCACTGAGAGATTGTGTCAGGaatgtaagagagtgtgtgtgagtgtgtgtgagattgtgtgcaAGTTTCTGAGTGTGCTTACATTATATGACACGCTTCACATGCCTTTGGTAAATAAGAGATTCagtatttgtacacacacacacacacacacacacacacacacacacacacacacacacacacacacacacacacacacacgcacacacacacaagctcttagACTCAGCTGTTTCCACATCCTCACGTTGCCCGGGTGACAGTCCTAATGTTAGATCTTGCCCAACATCTCTCTCCATACACCCACATCCTCTCTAGCGCCAGGGGTTAAAGGTCAGcccacagcaagagagagaagagcctcCTCCATCACTGATGCATCATGggacgaaacacacacacaccaaaacaccaacCACTGCCGCTGCTCAATCCTCTTCAAGGAACAAAAGCctgcttctttccctctctccacacacacacacacacacacacacagacagacacacataaattaCACCACGAGAATCGCAAAAACATCAGACGCTTGGCAAAGCACATGAAAAGCCCCAAACCGTCTGGCTCTCACTCCCCTATCACAGGGGATTCAGTTGAAGGCCAGGcctgaacgagagagagacgctcCAGCCAAGTACAACCGAGCCTGGAGGGCCACCAGACCTCCCCAGAACAACTCCTGGAGCCTAACAACCAAGAATAAGCTAAATTATCCACTTTTCAGTGTCTGGGGCTTCGCTTAGAAAAAGACTCTCATATATCAACAAAGGTGGAGGCCGAGAATTAGGAGTAatttttcttcccctctggagacaaagagaagagaacagttgAAGCAGTTCTGGGGTTAAAAGCACTAAAACACCATTTGTGGTGAAggagctgaatgaatgaatcatttGCTGTGCTCTTCAGTGTCTCCTAGGAAGTGACTTGACAAAAGCATGAGAATTTTCGAGTACATTAAATGAACTTCTGGGTGGACTAGACCACACAGGTCCTGCTGTAaagggtggagtggggggctgggggcgggggtcaggggtcaggggtcagggggggTCAGCACCTTAAGTCAGGAGCCGCTGTCTGGTTAAGGTGCTGcgtccgtgtgtctgtctgtgggggcGCAGTGGAGGACTGTGGGATATGGATGGGAGGCCTGTTTTCAGCATGGTCGCAGTCATGACCCTCCCTCCTAGTGACAGACAAAAtagtctccttctcttcctcctcctcctcctccatctcctcttcctcctccttctcctcttcatcttcatcgtcCCTCTGGGACTCCTCAGTCTCCTGTTGGGGGGGTTCAGGGCTGGTGACGGGGGCAGTGGGGAGGAGGTCTGGTGGGTTTATGACGTGGGGGCTCTCAGAGTCTGGGGTGTCACTCACACTACCTCCAACAATGACAATGGTGCCAGTGGAAACAATCACAGGGATGTTAAGGAAGGACCAGGGGATAAGAAGCACACAACCAGAAACACGACCGGGAACACGACCAGAAGACACCAGGTGAGACCACCATGTATGGGAAGACAAGGACAAACCAACAACAGGAGAGTCACATGGTAgagttacaaaaacaaaatgggagtagaaatgaaacaaatgagaCAAGGATAACAACCAGAGGGGTGGGAAGTTTAAGGGCAGACACACattaaagggagagaaaaagaggaaatacaatgtgaaagaaataaacaataacaacagtcTAAAATCATAGACTGACATTGGAGACATGACAAGTTAACAAATCATTTCAAAAGATTTAAATCACAAATCCCATGGGCAACTCCAAACCTGTCTGTGTTCATTACTGTGATGGGATGGGAACACAACTGGCTTTCACAAGTTCACATGAAACACCAGGCATAGTGAGGATCCAAGCCAaccaggacaaacacacagacacacacacacactctgaatcacacacagtcctcttgCACAAGAATTACCCTCCCACATAGGACTGCACGGGCCAGTGATCTCCACAGATGTACTCCACGCTCTCCGCAAAATAGCTATGGTCACTGGCTGCGGAAAGCATCTTCTTCAAATGATAAGTAACGTcttgatatactgtatgtgacaGAGTCAAACATAAAGTGGCTTGAactggagaaagaaaaaaaagaggcccACTGGATGACTTGTGCACACGGTGAGGTTGGGAGAGAAACCTCTGGAATGCCTCTATGAGCATACTCCCGTGTTTTTGTGGAAAATCCGGAGAGACAGGGATCTGCATGTTTTGGGTATCCTCCATGTCTGCCTTCATATTCTCAATTTC
This genomic interval carries:
- the limch1b gene encoding LIM and calponin homology domains-containing protein 1 isoform X6, which gives rise to MASPSSDAGRHLHLHPHTEPAPEAAFREAQKWIEAVTGRCFGEKDFRAGLENGILLCELLSSIKPGLVRKINRLPTPIAGLDNLTLFLRGCEELGLKGTQLFDPGDLQDTATRANAKGSDCSKRLKNVLITIYWLGKAANSCASYSGPTLDLKEFEGLLSQMRKEAEDCDSPKRSIRDSGYIDCWDSERSDSLSPPRHGREDSFDSLDSFGSRSRQTPSPDVLVARGSSDGRGSDSESDFPHRRMPDVRKDDMLARRTSVSEPRPPLPFNQFLPNKSNQTAYMPPPLRRKRTERDEGGGRKSWSTATSPIGGDRPFSRSPARSCSEEFYRTSLTTSAMSTSIVVTIPLSPSPRDSPDPPRKFPPPKVEGVGPGKRGGVADAGRDDMWPRRTQTSPKQGGASPTHFLPVPEMAANQPGWTGKAESETDKPRRRPSWLDDELSPTFSHSASVSDDPESVSMIDVRCDDDVFLNPHSQVRHELMHNQYNQLKEEEDHWQDDLARWKSRRRSVSQDLIKKEEERKMMERLLSGGEGPSQRRKSIKTYKEIVQDKERRERELHDAYRRARTPEEAHTVLQRYAQRFSISESVLERLKLPKLLERSISADPSAPFAAHLPSLADFCDLFEPSDQDDGDGSVGVGGGSGGGSGGGAGGGGGGSNPMQYLRQQSLPAPKFTSTVEAMVTSFTPAAPERPLKAVPLLAPKPYAPQRRTGDPAGDKPVKVDRMLRLNGETEDKMEQKEEARREDSPSPLQFLPCPVSDDAETQEFRVTASSTSPSSSPTHAPKQASPPHASPPHAPKQASPPHTPDTAPPSDSHTRGSPVKSAEEERTSEETLLAEDTPPVTTSQDQAPESQEVDERGPPESQDALEQPESLEQTAPSRPSSLPTELLSEPVAIPLDEDERLPLTETEQSQATGETTCTTAPSLHTTAPTPVPTDPGSEDGHQSTTQISDPVDQLESSHLLAPLSRPPGVLPSAESPTKELSDVSEKYRREQEKLKQEWERAQREVEEEERKYHEEEQKILEETVAPLTPHSPALPPSPSPLRGDTPPVTSTPQDTVVRSLADWERKQEILERQTRGSTEDWSQRESEPMDRSTEEKSSSHLQKAESADLLTLSGVSEASSRSQQNGQRAVRDQGQPRSPHAPPAQGEQPTLGL
- the limch1b gene encoding LIM and calponin homology domains-containing protein 1 isoform X5, giving the protein MASPSSDAGRHLHLHPHTEPAPEAAFREAQKWIEAVTGRCFGEKDFRAGLENGILLCELLSSIKPGLVRKINRLPTPIAGLDNLTLFLRGCEELGLKGTQLFDPGDLQDTATRANAKGSDCSKRLKNVLITIYWLGKAANSCASYSGPTLDLKEFEGLLSQMRKEAEDCDSPKRSIRDSGYIDCWDSERSDSLSPPRHGREDSFDSLDSFGSRSRQTPSPDVLVARGSSDGRGSDSESDFPHRRMPDVRKDDMLARRTSVSEPRPPLPFNQFLPNKSNQTAYMPPPLRRKRTERDEGGGRKSWSTATSPIGGDRPFSRSPARSCSEEFYRTSLTTSAMSTSIVVTIPLSPSPRDSPDPPRKFPPPKVEGVGPGKRGGVADAGRDDMWPRRTQTSPKQGGASPTHFLPVPEMAANQPGWTGKAESETDKPRRRPSWLDDELSPTFSHSASVSDDPESVSMIDVRCDDDVFLNPHSQVRHELMHNQYNQLKEEEDHWQDDLARWKSRRRSVSQDLIKKEEERKMMERLLSGGEGPSQRRKSIKTYKEIVQDKERRERELHDAYRRARTPEEAHTVLQRYAQRFSISESVLERLKLPKLLERSISADPSAPFAAHLPSLADFCDLFEPSDQDDGDGSVGVGGGSGGGSGGGAGGGGGGSNPMQYLRQQSLPAPKFTSTVEAMVTSFTPAAPERPLKAVPLLAPKPYAPQRRTGDPAGDKPVKVDRMLRLNGETEDKMEQKEEARREDSPSPLQFLPCPVSDDAETQEFRVTASSTSPSSSPTHAPKQASPPHASPPHAPKQASPPHTPDTAPPSDSHTRGSPVKSAEEERTSEETLLAEDTPPVTTSQDQAPESQEVDERGPPESQDALEQPESLEQTAPSRPSSLPTELLSEPVAIPLDEDERLPLTETEQSQATGETTCTTAPSLHTTAPTPVPTDPGSEDGHQSTTQISDPVDQLESSHLLAPLSRPPGVLPSAELYNTARAPLASPNPKLRWEFFAPQESPTKELSDVSEKYRREQEKLKQEWERAQREVEEEERKYHEEEQKILEETVAPLTPHSPALPPSPSPLRGDTPPVTSTPQDTVVRSLADWERKQEILERQTRGSTEDWSQRESEPMDRSTEEKSSSHLQKAESADLLTLSGVSEASSRSQQNGQRAVRDQGQPRSPHAPPAQGEQPTLGL